AGATCACGTACAGCACCCGAAGCCGGGCGGATTTGAACCGTATCTCGTCCGCACAAGACAGCCGTTTTAGCCTGATGCTCCGATTGTAAAAAAGGATACACTGGGTGCTCACCACACGTTGGACAATCGGCTTTCTTCATGGCGCTGATTTGGATTGCCTGATGCTGATTGTTCCACAGATCGAAAGAAATCAGCTTATTTTGCAAAGCCGAATCGTCCCCTGTGAGCAGCTTCAATGCCTCGGCGCTTTGATAAGCCGCTACCATCTGTACAGCCGGGCTAATCACACCGACCGTATCACAGGTTGCACCGCCGAGCGGTACAGTTCCGAGCAGGCAATGCAGGCACGGTGTCTGCCCTGGCACGATGGTAAAGGTTGTCCCATAACTACCTACACATGCCCCGTAAATCCAGGGTATTCTGTGCTTGACCGCATAATCGTTCATAAGCAAACGTGTATCGAAATTGTCAGTGGCATCTACGATGAGATCCACCCCTGCTGCGATATCGTCGATTTCCTCCAGCGAGACGTCCCGGACTAGCGCACGAATGTCCACGTCCGAATTGGTTTGCTGCAATCGCTTCTGCGCGGCCACTGCCTTGGGGATCTGATTACGGGCATCCGCTTCGTCATAGAGCTGTTGGCGCTGCAAATTACTCCAGTCTACATAATCACGGTCTACCAACGTCAGCCGTCCGATGCCCGCTCGCACCAGCATGTCAGCATTGGCAGTGCCCAGTGCGCCGGCCCCCACCATCAGCACGTGCTTACTACGGATATTTTGCTGGCCTGTCGGTCCAATTTTCGAGAATAATTCCTGTCTAGAATAACGGGCATGAGACGTATGCGCATGTGCAGCAACTTCTATTTTCTGGATCTTGTCCATTTCTGACATCGTTGATTTACGCCTCCATACTTATCCATTGAATAGCTACAAGTTGATCAGACAAGCTAAAAGCTTAGATGTCCTCGCCCTTATTTGAAAGCTTTGGGGTACTTTGAGGGTTCCAGCCACCCAGCTGATGCCCCTTCCATTCTGAGCCGTCCTCCCACACTTCCTTTTTCCAAATCGGTACGATTTGCTTTAACCGTTCAATGGCATGGCGGCTGGCTTCATAGCAAGTATCGCGGTGTGCAGCTGAGACAGCAATCACCACACTCGTCTCTCCAATTCTTACCGTGCCAAGCCGATGTGTAATCGCAGTACGTGTGGAAGGCCAACGTTCTGCAATTTCGTCACCAATCTGCTTCATCGTGTTCATGGCCATCGGGACATACGCCTCATATTCAAGCAACACCGTTCGCTGACCTTGCGTAAATTCCCGAGTCGTACCATTAAAGGTCAGCGAGGCGCCATGAGAAGGGTCGAGTACCTTTGAGGTTACTTCATCGGCATCAATCGGGTCGTACGTAATGGCAAATAAACCACATTTTGAAACGACCGTCTCCATCCCGGATGCTGACTGATGAAGAGCAATTGCATCTGATGGAAGCACAAGTTCATTTGGAGAAGCCAGCTTTTTATGATGGGTAAAAAAAGAACCTGGCAGTTGTGAAGCCACTTCCGGGTACAGCTCATTCAGCCTTTTTCGAATGTCTGCAATGGTCACCGCTTCCTGTGAAAGTTCTACCGTGATCACATCACCAAGTTGCTCCGCCATATCTGCGAATAGTTGAATACGATATTGCATATGATCTGCCCCCTTGCACCTATTCTATCGAATTCACCTATCCTATGAATCAATTTCATAATACCTTTAGCTGCTCTAATCAAAACTAGATATAGATCAAAATGATTCGATTTTTCTATATCTAGTTACAACCATCAAAATTTAATGAGTTATGAAATTGATTCCTATTAAATAAAATCTACCCTCCTGAAACCGGAGGAATAATCGCAATCTCATCATGTATACTCACGAGGTCCTCAGGAGCGGCGTAGGCTTGATTTCTGGCAACAAAAGAACCCTGCAACTGAGCTGCTGATTCAGGGAAACGCTCGGATAGCAAGTCTTTTAATGCGGCAACGGTCATCGTTTTTTGCTCAGTAGGCACCGTAATTATAGGCCCTCCCATCTGTTCCGCAAGTCCAGCAAATACTTGAATATGATAGTTCATTTAACATCCCCTCCTTTTCAGTACAGTGACTGCCCACCACATATGTACCAAGAAAAACCAACATGAATGAATACCTCGAAAGGTTTTATTCCATGCTGGTTAACTATGACGGTGTACATTGAAGATTATTATATTATATTTTAGATTCAACTAGTTCATCAATCCGTTCGGTATGCGTATATACATTCAGAGAACGACTGCGTATAAAGCCAACGGTCGTAATCCCCAGGTCCTCAGCCAACTCAAGTGCAAGCTCTGTGGGAGCTGACTTGGACAAAACAACTTCACAGCCAATCTTCGCAACCTTCAACAAAATTTCAGACGAAATGCGTCCGCTGAATACTATGATTTTGTCTTGTAATACAATATCATGTTTTAGGCAATGCCCATAGATTTTATCTAGCGCATTGTGTCGGCCGATATCTATTCTGGATAGGATCATCCCGTTTTTATCGCACAGCGCTGCATTATGAACACCACCGGTCTCCTGAAACGTAAGTGCCGAGTTTTGCATTAAATTCATCAAACGGAAACAATCGTCAAAAGACAGCGTAACATGGGTGTCATTCATTCTTTTTGCCACTTTGGCATCATTTATAAAATAAAAGCCCTGTCTACTTTTTCCGCAACAGGAGGTAATGTACCGTTTGGAATGAAAGTTTTGATAAAACTCATTCATTCGACGGGTTTTAATATGAACAAAGCCTTCTTGTTCCTGAACCCAAATATCTTCAATATCATCGTACCGCTGAATGACGCCTTCAGAGGCCAAAAAACCCACCGCCATATCCTCCACATACTCCGGTGTACAAACCATGGTAGCAAATTCCTGCTGATTGATTTTGATGGTCACCGGATGCTCCGTCACCACCGTGTCTTCAAAACGCTTGATCTGACCGTCATGATAACGTAGAATCTCACGTTTTACCTCAGCTGGCTTTTCCACGTGCTCCACTCCCTTGTTTCTGACAGGCTGGCTCTTCGGCTCACCCGCCGATGTGTGACATTTCAATTTTAGACGTTGCTTGCTGTGTATGATTCAGCCGTTCCTCTGAATAGCGATCGGTACGTTCTCTCCAAACACGCTCAATGTAAGCTCTAATCTCGTCATCGGACTGTTCGGAACGTAGCATCGCGCGAAGCTTGTACCCTTGAGAGGCAAACAGGCACGTATACAAGGAGCCTTCAGCAGAAATTCTCGCTCGTGTACAGGTAGAGCAGAAGGCGTCCGTAACAGACGAAATAATACCGATTTCCCCGTCTCTGTCCTGATACCTGTAGCGCGTCGCCACCTCACCTTTGTACTGGGGTGGGACAGGCTCTAACGGCATATGCTCGTGAATGGCTTGGATGATCTGCTGCTTGGAAACGACCTGATCCAATTTCCAGCCATTGGTGTTGCCTACATCCATAAACTCAACAAAACGCAAAATATGCTTTTTCTTTTGGAAATAGTCGGCCATGGGAACAATATCCTGATCGTTAAAGCCCTTTTGCACGACCATATTTATTTTCACCTGCATCCCTGCTTGAGCCGCAGCCTCAATACCATCCAGCACCGCCTTTACGCTGCTTCTGCCCCCGTTCATTTGGCGGAACCGATCATCATCAAGCGAATCCAGACTAACCGTCACTCTCTTTAGTCCCGCCTCTCGCAGTGCTGCAGCATATTTAGGCAAAAATACGCCGTTTGTCGTCATTGCAATATCTTCAACCCCATCGAGTTGAGTTAACGAATGAATAAGCGAGGACAAATTTTTCCTCAGCAACGGCTCACCACCAGTAATACGCAGCTTTGTAACGCCCAGCGAGACAAAAATACGGGAAAGGCGTGTAATTTCTTCAAAGGTCAATATTTTTTCTTTTGGCAAAAACGGATAGTCATGGCCAAATATTTCTTCCGGCATACAATATCGGCACCGAAAATTACATCGGTCTATGACGGATATTCTTAAGTCCCGTAACGGACGATTCCATTGATCGTCGCTCCGGTTCGCCATCCTGTTCACCTCAATCCGTCTTCATTAATAAAACTCTTTACACTCTAAATTGGAACGGTATTTCCATTCATTTTATACTGAACCAAAAAACCGGCATCACAACAACTTCTTCGCTTATGAATATCGAAGAATCTGCTAAATGCCGGTTAATTTATCTACATCAGGATTTTACGAATCCCACATCATGTGATATAGAAAAATCAAACTAACAAGCGCTGCGACAAATAAAATATACGCGATTCCCACGTACACTCCATTTACGATTGCTCTGAAATAGATTACATTCCTATTGTTAGCAATCCTGGAACGTTTGTCAATGATTTTTCGATTTCTCAAACGATAATCATTATCAATTAAAAAATTAATAATGTACCGTTGAACTATCTTAAATTTTACGTTATAGTTACACGAGGTGACATGCAGAAAATGACATATCTAAGTTATTCAGAAGTTATTGATATACAGACGGTGCGTACCGTTTGTTATTAATACATATTCAAATGGCGGATTGGCCTCCAGGACCTAGAGCTTGGTCACTACTCCACCATAAACACAAGTGCTGGAACACGAGCACTTGTGTTTATGGTGGAGTTTTTTTATTCCAAATTTTTAAATTTAAAATCTGAAAGGAGCCTGAACCGTGACAGATAGTTCGATCAAAATTACATTAAACGGACAGGAACTGAAAACGAAGAGCAGCGCAACGATTCTTGAAGTGATTAACGAAAACAACATCGCCCATCCCCAGCTGTGTTACGTTCCCGAAGTCGATCCGATACGCACCTGTGACACGTGTATCGTGGAAGTGGACGGAAAACTTATGCGTTCCTGCTCGACACTGGCTTCGGATGGAATGAATATTCATTTACATTCGGATCGCGCGAAAGCAGCTCAAACCGAGGCTATGGACCGATTGCTGGAAAATCATCTCCTTTACTGCACAGTGTGCGATAACAACAACGGTAATTGTACTTTGCATAATACAGCAGAGCTTATGGAAATTGAACATCAAAAATATCCATATCAACCGAAAGTGGACCCAACAGAAGTAGATATGTCTCATCCCTTCTACCGATATGACCCCAATCAATGTATTGCATGCGGCCAATGCGTAGAGGTATGCCAAAACCTTCAGGTCAATGAAACGCTGTCCCTCGACTGGGAGGCTGAACGTCCTCGCGTCATATGGGATGACAGGGTTGCGATTAACGATTCCTCCTGCGTTAGCTGTGGTCAGTGTGTAACCGTCTGCCCATGTAATGCCTTGATGGAGAAATCTATGCTGGGAGAAGCAGGCTTCATGAGTGGCATGAGCAAGGATTTATTAAATCCGATGGTGGATTTAATAAAGGAAGTAGAGCCGAGCTATAGTGGGATTTTTGCTATTTCCGAAGCCGAAGCAGCAATGCGTGAAACCCGTACGAAAAAAACGAAAACCGTCTGTACATTTTGCGGTGTAGGTTGCAGCTTTGAGGTTTGGACCAAAGGTCGCAAAATTTTGAAGGTTCAACCTACCTCCGAGGGACCTGTTAACGGTATCTCGACATGCGTAAAAGGGAAATTTGGCTGGGATTTTGTGAACAGCGATCAGCGTCTGACCTCCCCTTTAATTCGTCAAGGTGACGAATTTGTGGAAGCAACCTGGGAAGAAGCACTGAGCCTGATGGCCAGCAAGATGGGAGCTATTAAAGAAACCTATGGTGGCGAAGCACTCGGCTTTATTTCTTCTTCCAAATTTACTAATGAAGAGAACTATTTGATGCAGAAGTTAGCTCGTCAGGTCTTCCAAACGAATAACGTCGATAATTGCTCACGGTATTGCCAATCTCCTGCGTCATGGGGGTTGCAATACACCGGAGGCATCGGTGGGGACAGTGGTACGATTAAAGATATTGTCAAAGCAGGTTTGGTCATGCTGGTCGGTTGCGCGCCGGGAGAAGGACATCCGGTGCTGGCTACTCGTATCAAACGTGCGCATAAGTTGCATGGTCAAAAGTTGATCTCGGTCGACCTGCGCAAGCATGAAATGGCAGAACGCGCAGATCTGTTCATTCGTCCGAAGCAAGGTACTGATTATGTATGGTTATCTGCTGTAGCCAAATACATCATTGAGCAAAACTGGCATGATGCAAAATTCATTGAAGAGCATGTAAACTTCTATCCTGAATATTTGAAATTGCTAGAGCGTTTCACCCTGGACTTTGCCGAACAGGAAACGGGTATTTCCAAAGAGACACTGATTCAAGTAGCGACTATGATTCACGAAGCCGACGGTACTGCCATTTGCTGGGGCATGGGTGTGACGCAAAACATCGCAGGCTCTTACACTTCGATTGCAATTGCCAACCTGCTGCTGGTGACTGGAAACTTTATGCGTCCGGGTGCAGGCGCATATCCGCTTCGCGGACATAACAATGTTCAGGGTGCTGCCGATATGGGTACCATGCCGGATATTTTCCCGGGCTATCAGCCCGTAACGAACGATGTCATTCGTGCCAAGTTCGAAGCGGCCTACGGCGTACAAATCCCAGGTCAACGCGGACTGGACAACATTCAGATGCTAGAAGCCATTGAAACGGGTAAGCTCAAAGCGATGTATATCGCTGGAGAAGAGATGGCATGGGTGGATGCCGACTCCAACCATACCCAAGAAATGCTGGCGAATTTGGATTTCCTTGTCGTTCAGGATGTATTTCTGAGCAAGACAGCTGAATTCGCTGATGTCATTTTGCCAGCCGTACCTTCACTCGAAAAAGACGGAACTTTTACGAACACCGAACGTCGTGTCCAGCGTTTATATGAGGCACTCCGCCCTATGGAAGACAGTAAACCGGATTGGTGGATTTTCAGCCAATTTGCCAAGCACATGGGATTTGATTGGGATTACAGCCATCCAAGTGAGATTTTTGAGGAAATGGCGTCGCTCACTCCATTTTTCTCCCAATGTAATTATGACATACTGGAAGGCTGGAATAGCTTTCACTGGGGATCGCCAGATGGTAGCAATACACCGCTGCTACACACCAACGGCTTTAACTTTCCGGATAAAAAAGCGCGTTTGGGACTTTTCGAATATGTACCACCGAAAGAGTACCCTGTTGAATTCGATCTGACCCTAAATAATGGTCGACTGCTCGAACAGTTTCATGAAGGGAATATGACGACCAAATCAGCGGGTATTCAGCTCAAACTTCCAAAAGTATTTGTGGAAGTGTCACCTGAATTGGCTAAGGAGCGCGGAGTCACAGACGGATCGCTGGTTCGATTGGAATCCCCTTATGGTGCGGTCAAGCTACGCGTTCTGGTTACAGACCGGGTGCAGGGAACTGAAATTTATGTGCCGATGCACTCTACCAGCCATGATGGTGCTGTCAATCTGTTAACTGGTGGAGCGTTCGATGTGGTCACCCGTACACCGGCCTATAAACAAGCCAAAGTACGGATGCAAATTTTGGAGGTAGATGGTCAAAATCCACTCCCACGTATTAATCCGCGTTACAAAAAGCGTCACCCGCAAAATGGGGTTGAAGTGGACCGTAAGTGGAATCGTCCCGGTTATGTTGATTTGGTAGATCAAAAATAAGGAGGTCGAACCGTGGCTAAGCCTATTTCAATTGTAAGAAAACGCGTTTTGACAGAAGAAGAACGCCAAAAACAATCGCTGGATCAGCTTACTGCTGATCTGGCGGACAATGGAGTGGCATTGCAGAAGACGCTTGAAATCGTACGCGAGCTACACGACAGTGGTCTTCTCGAAGCAGCTCAGTCTATGCTAAAAGCCAAAGAAAGCATCGCTAAAATCGCTGTAGGACAAGCGACACGTAAGCCTGTGACGAACATCATTAATAATCTGATGGGAGCAGCAGGGATGCTGTCCGAGGTAGACCCCGAGCTGATGAAAAAGCTGGCAAACAGTGTTACCAATGGCCTGAACGAAGCTGATGAACATCTAAAGCAGAATAAAAAAACTCGTCTGCGCGATCTTATGAAGGCGATGAATGATCCAGATGTAAACCGGGCAATGGGATTTGGCATTCATTTTCTCAAAGGAGTGGGAAAAAGTTTGTCTGATAAATAACTCATAGAGCGTGAAGGTTGAAGACTAGTAACAATGACAATAAAAAGAGCTGGCTCCGAAAACGGGGGCAGCTCTTTTTATTTATTTTTTATCCACTTGCAATAGCGTCACCGTTTTAAGAGAAACAGCATCTTTTATTTGCTCCTCTGCGATGACCTTGAGCTTAAGCAAACTGGCAATCTTCGACGTATCCGGCTTGGAAAACAAGCGCCATAGCTGCGGATCAGGCAGTGAATCATACAGCTTTGTATGATCGTATTCCTTACGGTGCTGCTGCACAATCTTGACCCGATAGTTGCCAATTTCCCAATCTGACACTTCCTGCTGCGCACAATGAGCGGTAATGTCATTACGCAAATCAGTCAGTTCACCTTCAATTTCTTTTTGCTTTTGCTTTAACTGATAGTAGCGACGCACTTTGTTTTCCAATCCCATCACGCTCCTCTGCTTACATATGTATGTTTGCAG
The Paenibacillus peoriae DNA segment above includes these coding regions:
- the fdhF gene encoding formate dehydrogenase subunit alpha, with the translated sequence MTDSSIKITLNGQELKTKSSATILEVINENNIAHPQLCYVPEVDPIRTCDTCIVEVDGKLMRSCSTLASDGMNIHLHSDRAKAAQTEAMDRLLENHLLYCTVCDNNNGNCTLHNTAELMEIEHQKYPYQPKVDPTEVDMSHPFYRYDPNQCIACGQCVEVCQNLQVNETLSLDWEAERPRVIWDDRVAINDSSCVSCGQCVTVCPCNALMEKSMLGEAGFMSGMSKDLLNPMVDLIKEVEPSYSGIFAISEAEAAMRETRTKKTKTVCTFCGVGCSFEVWTKGRKILKVQPTSEGPVNGISTCVKGKFGWDFVNSDQRLTSPLIRQGDEFVEATWEEALSLMASKMGAIKETYGGEALGFISSSKFTNEENYLMQKLARQVFQTNNVDNCSRYCQSPASWGLQYTGGIGGDSGTIKDIVKAGLVMLVGCAPGEGHPVLATRIKRAHKLHGQKLISVDLRKHEMAERADLFIRPKQGTDYVWLSAVAKYIIEQNWHDAKFIEEHVNFYPEYLKLLERFTLDFAEQETGISKETLIQVATMIHEADGTAICWGMGVTQNIAGSYTSIAIANLLLVTGNFMRPGAGAYPLRGHNNVQGAADMGTMPDIFPGYQPVTNDVIRAKFEAAYGVQIPGQRGLDNIQMLEAIETGKLKAMYIAGEEMAWVDADSNHTQEMLANLDFLVVQDVFLSKTAEFADVILPAVPSLEKDGTFTNTERRVQRLYEALRPMEDSKPDWWIFSQFAKHMGFDWDYSHPSEIFEEMASLTPFFSQCNYDILEGWNSFHWGSPDGSNTPLLHTNGFNFPDKKARLGLFEYVPPKEYPVEFDLTLNNGRLLEQFHEGNMTTKSAGIQLKLPKVFVEVSPELAKERGVTDGSLVRLESPYGAVKLRVLVTDRVQGTEIYVPMHSTSHDGAVNLLTGGAFDVVTRTPAYKQAKVRMQILEVDGQNPLPRINPRYKKRHPQNGVEVDRKWNRPGYVDLVDQK
- the fdhD gene encoding formate dehydrogenase accessory sulfurtransferase FdhD codes for the protein MEKPAEVKREILRYHDGQIKRFEDTVVTEHPVTIKINQQEFATMVCTPEYVEDMAVGFLASEGVIQRYDDIEDIWVQEQEGFVHIKTRRMNEFYQNFHSKRYITSCCGKSRQGFYFINDAKVAKRMNDTHVTLSFDDCFRLMNLMQNSALTFQETGGVHNAALCDKNGMILSRIDIGRHNALDKIYGHCLKHDIVLQDKIIVFSGRISSEILLKVAKIGCEVVLSKSAPTELALELAEDLGITTVGFIRSRSLNVYTHTERIDELVESKI
- a CDS encoding MoaD/ThiS family protein: MNYHIQVFAGLAEQMGGPIITVPTEQKTMTVAALKDLLSERFPESAAQLQGSFVARNQAYAAPEDLVSIHDEIAIIPPVSGG
- the moaA gene encoding GTP 3',8-cyclase MoaA, whose protein sequence is MANRSDDQWNRPLRDLRISVIDRCNFRCRYCMPEEIFGHDYPFLPKEKILTFEEITRLSRIFVSLGVTKLRITGGEPLLRKNLSSLIHSLTQLDGVEDIAMTTNGVFLPKYAAALREAGLKRVTVSLDSLDDDRFRQMNGGRSSVKAVLDGIEAAAQAGMQVKINMVVQKGFNDQDIVPMADYFQKKKHILRFVEFMDVGNTNGWKLDQVVSKQQIIQAIHEHMPLEPVPPQYKGEVATRYRYQDRDGEIGIISSVTDAFCSTCTRARISAEGSLYTCLFASQGYKLRAMLRSEQSDDEIRAYIERVWRERTDRYSEERLNHTQQATSKIEMSHIGG
- a CDS encoding DUF1641 domain-containing protein, encoding MAKPISIVRKRVLTEEERQKQSLDQLTADLADNGVALQKTLEIVRELHDSGLLEAAQSMLKAKESIAKIAVGQATRKPVTNIINNLMGAAGMLSEVDPELMKKLANSVTNGLNEADEHLKQNKKTRLRDLMKAMNDPDVNRAMGFGIHFLKGVGKSLSDK
- a CDS encoding molybdenum cofactor biosynthesis protein, whose product is MQYRIQLFADMAEQLGDVITVELSQEAVTIADIRKRLNELYPEVASQLPGSFFTHHKKLASPNELVLPSDAIALHQSASGMETVVSKCGLFAITYDPIDADEVTSKVLDPSHGASLTFNGTTREFTQGQRTVLLEYEAYVPMAMNTMKQIGDEIAERWPSTRTAITHRLGTVRIGETSVVIAVSAAHRDTCYEASRHAIERLKQIVPIWKKEVWEDGSEWKGHQLGGWNPQSTPKLSNKGEDI
- a CDS encoding thiazole biosynthesis adenylyltransferase ThiF, with the protein product MSEMDKIQKIEVAAHAHTSHARYSRQELFSKIGPTGQQNIRSKHVLMVGAGALGTANADMLVRAGIGRLTLVDRDYVDWSNLQRQQLYDEADARNQIPKAVAAQKRLQQTNSDVDIRALVRDVSLEEIDDIAAGVDLIVDATDNFDTRLLMNDYAVKHRIPWIYGACVGSYGTTFTIVPGQTPCLHCLLGTVPLGGATCDTVGVISPAVQMVAAYQSAEALKLLTGDDSALQNKLISFDLWNNQHQAIQISAMKKADCPTCGEHPVYPFLQSEHQAKTAVLCGRDTVQIRPASGAVRDLNEAARLLSRQGGKVEHNPYLVSVVIGTHRIVLFQDGRVLIHGTKDIAEARSIYHKYLG